A region of Pyxidicoccus parkwaysis DNA encodes the following proteins:
- a CDS encoding TenA family transcriptional regulator, producing MGAPSLVRNLKLRQHIAGLKAEWNVLDVPYLRALRDGSFERADFVETQVQFFAAVAHFTRPMAILASRLPRPEQRLPLVENVFDEHGRGNLAHGHERTFRLLLERLGVEGARVGRMPWPEVRAFNAALTGVASFDSTLTGLAVFGLIEDLFSGISLELGRGIVSRGWLDAAQVVHYPTHATLDEEHADGFYRQLDGPYDADARTAEEIEQGLLLGGHLFLSLYDDLYRARGRR from the coding sequence ATGGGTGCACCTTCCCTCGTCCGAAATCTGAAGCTGCGTCAGCACATCGCCGGGCTGAAGGCGGAGTGGAACGTCCTGGACGTGCCCTACCTGCGTGCGCTGCGGGACGGCTCCTTCGAGCGCGCGGACTTCGTGGAGACACAGGTCCAGTTCTTCGCGGCCGTCGCGCACTTCACGCGGCCCATGGCCATCCTCGCCAGCCGGCTGCCCCGGCCCGAGCAGCGGCTGCCCCTGGTGGAGAACGTCTTCGACGAGCATGGGCGCGGCAATCTGGCGCATGGCCACGAGCGCACGTTCCGCCTGTTGCTGGAGCGGCTCGGCGTGGAGGGGGCTCGCGTGGGCCGCATGCCCTGGCCGGAGGTGCGTGCCTTCAACGCCGCGCTGACGGGAGTGGCCTCGTTCGACTCGACGCTCACGGGGCTCGCGGTGTTCGGCCTCATCGAGGACCTGTTCAGCGGAATCTCGCTGGAGTTGGGGCGCGGCATCGTCTCGCGCGGCTGGCTCGATGCGGCGCAGGTGGTGCACTACCCCACGCACGCGACGCTCGATGAGGAGCATGCGGACGGCTTCTACCGGCAGCTCGACGGGCCGTACGACGCGGACGCGCGCACCGCGGAGGAAATCGAGCAGGGTCTGCTCCTCGGCGGACACCTGTTCCTGAGCCTCTACGACGACCTCTACCGGGCGCGCGGACGCAGGTAG
- a CDS encoding MFS transporter produces the protein MTAPAGEDGAETRASRLLLRNRPFRSLWTARVISFTGDSLSLVALMLHVAGTTGQALAVSLLLLVGDFAPALLGPLTGAISDRFELKRVMVVCELIQGVLLLTLALVLPPLPVLLVLVGLRSVAGHVFQPASRSAVPALVKERELEVANSTLGFGTNAAEALGPLVAAALLPFVGIQGVLLIDAASFFVSALLLVSVPSLPPAPSESHGPAPSLLRQARLGLGYLWSTPAVRVIALGFCAVVAFNGVDDVALVVLAKDTFHAGDSAVGLLLGAVGVGLVCGYGLLARYGALASMPLLLILGFAVSSVGNLLTGLAWAVSAALAMQTVRGLGIAAMDVASNTLLQRVVPPGMLGRVFGNLYGAIGVAAAVSYLGGGLLLDATSAPVTLMVAGAGGTLATVVVALTLPGALRRSLAARDAGAAEVRRAASP, from the coding sequence ATGACGGCCCCAGCCGGGGAGGATGGAGCCGAGACGCGCGCCTCGCGCTTGCTGTTGCGCAACCGCCCGTTCCGCTCGCTGTGGACGGCGCGAGTCATCTCCTTCACGGGAGACTCACTCAGCCTCGTGGCGCTGATGCTCCACGTCGCCGGCACCACCGGTCAGGCGCTCGCGGTGTCGCTGTTGCTGCTCGTCGGAGACTTCGCTCCCGCGCTGCTGGGCCCCCTAACTGGAGCCATCAGCGACCGGTTCGAGCTCAAGCGGGTGATGGTGGTCTGCGAGCTCATCCAGGGCGTGCTCCTGCTGACGCTCGCGCTCGTCCTTCCGCCGCTGCCAGTGTTGCTGGTCCTGGTGGGACTGCGCTCGGTGGCCGGACACGTCTTCCAGCCCGCGTCCCGCTCCGCCGTGCCGGCGCTGGTGAAGGAACGCGAGTTGGAGGTCGCGAACTCCACCCTCGGCTTTGGCACCAACGCCGCCGAAGCGCTGGGCCCGCTCGTGGCCGCGGCGCTGCTGCCGTTCGTGGGTATCCAGGGCGTGCTCCTCATCGACGCCGCGTCGTTCTTCGTCTCCGCGCTCCTGCTGGTCTCCGTGCCTTCACTGCCTCCAGCTCCGAGCGAATCGCACGGCCCGGCGCCGTCGCTCTTGCGGCAGGCGAGGCTGGGCCTGGGCTACCTCTGGAGCACTCCCGCCGTCCGCGTCATTGCGCTGGGCTTCTGTGCCGTCGTCGCGTTCAACGGCGTCGATGACGTGGCGTTGGTGGTGTTGGCGAAGGACACCTTCCACGCGGGGGACTCGGCGGTGGGACTGCTGCTGGGCGCGGTGGGCGTCGGGCTGGTGTGCGGCTACGGGCTGCTGGCGCGCTACGGCGCGCTCGCGTCGATGCCGCTGTTGCTCATCCTCGGCTTCGCGGTGAGCAGCGTGGGCAATCTGCTCACGGGCCTGGCCTGGGCCGTCTCCGCCGCGCTCGCGATGCAGACGGTGCGGGGGCTCGGCATCGCCGCGATGGACGTGGCCAGCAACACGCTGCTTCAGCGTGTGGTGCCACCAGGGATGCTCGGCCGCGTCTTCGGCAACCTCTACGGCGCGATTGGCGTGGCCGCCGCTGTGTCGTATCTCGGTGGCGGCCTGCTGCTGGATGCCACGTCGGCTCCGGTGACGCTGATGGTCGCCGGAGCCGGAGGCACGCTGGCCACGGTCGTGGTGGCGCTCACGCTGCCGGGCGCCCTGCGCAGGAGCCTGGCAGCGCGAGACGCGGGAGCCGCCGAGGTCAGACGAGCCGCTTCCCCCTGA
- a CDS encoding replication-associated recombination protein A, with product MSAGPDLFSASVDLNRFAPLAERMRPRTPDEFIGQSHLLGPGAPLRQLMERKSIVSSLFWGPPGVGKTTLARMLASSVDAEFVILSAVSDGIPRIREVVAEAELQRNRYSRRTVLFVDEIHRWAKNVQEQALPHVESGLLVLLGATTENVSFEVRPALISRCRVFQLKELTLADLQRALTRALADEKRGLGARKLTVGDEALTLLAKGGAGDVRKALGALELAASLTSDGAEITVETAREAVGTSLSRHDKDGDEHFDLLSALQKSCRGSNAQGAIFWAAKLLQTGDVVSLWRRLKVVAVEDVGMAMPEAITIVRACEEGFHSVGMPEGRLFIAHAVVTLATAKKSNRAYQAMNAAMEALEQNPNAAPPLNLRNAPTELMKDLGHGKGYQPPWNFKDHYAPGQTYLPPPLERAVFYRPSKEGYEAEVHERMTQWWRDDKAAKGE from the coding sequence ATGAGTGCAGGTCCCGACCTCTTCTCCGCCTCCGTCGATTTGAACCGCTTCGCACCGCTCGCCGAGCGGATGCGCCCGCGCACGCCCGATGAGTTCATCGGGCAGAGCCATCTGCTCGGGCCGGGGGCGCCGCTGCGCCAGCTCATGGAGCGGAAGTCGATTGTGTCGTCCCTCTTCTGGGGACCACCGGGCGTGGGCAAGACGACGCTCGCGCGCATGCTGGCGTCCAGCGTGGACGCGGAGTTCGTCATCCTCTCGGCCGTGTCCGACGGCATTCCCCGCATCCGCGAGGTGGTGGCCGAGGCGGAGCTCCAGCGCAACCGCTACTCGCGGCGCACGGTGCTCTTCGTCGACGAAATCCACCGCTGGGCGAAGAACGTCCAGGAGCAGGCGTTGCCCCACGTGGAGAGCGGGCTGCTCGTCCTGCTCGGCGCGACGACGGAGAACGTCAGCTTCGAGGTGCGGCCCGCGCTCATCAGCCGGTGCCGGGTCTTCCAGCTCAAGGAGCTCACGCTGGCGGACCTCCAGCGCGCGCTCACGCGTGCGCTCGCGGACGAGAAGCGGGGGCTCGGCGCGCGGAAGCTGACGGTGGGCGACGAGGCGCTGACGCTGCTGGCGAAGGGCGGCGCGGGCGACGTGCGCAAGGCGCTCGGCGCGTTGGAGTTGGCGGCGAGTCTCACCTCCGACGGCGCGGAAATCACGGTGGAGACGGCGCGCGAGGCCGTGGGCACCAGCCTGTCGAGGCACGACAAGGATGGGGACGAGCACTTCGATTTGCTCAGCGCGCTCCAGAAGTCGTGCCGGGGCTCCAACGCGCAGGGCGCCATCTTCTGGGCGGCGAAGCTGCTGCAGACGGGCGATGTGGTGTCGCTGTGGCGCCGGCTGAAGGTGGTCGCGGTGGAGGACGTTGGCATGGCGATGCCCGAGGCCATCACCATCGTCCGGGCCTGTGAGGAGGGCTTCCACTCCGTGGGCATGCCGGAGGGGCGCCTCTTTATCGCGCATGCGGTGGTGACGCTGGCCACGGCGAAGAAGAGCAACCGCGCGTATCAGGCGATGAACGCGGCGATGGAGGCGCTGGAGCAGAATCCCAACGCCGCGCCGCCGCTGAACCTGCGCAACGCACCCACGGAGCTGATGAAGGACCTGGGCCACGGCAAGGGCTACCAGCCGCCGTGGAACTTCAAGGACCACTACGCGCCGGGACAGACGTACCTGCCACCGCCGCTGGAGCGCGCCGTCTTCTACCGCCCGAGCAAGGAAGGCTACGAGGCGGAGGTGCACGAGCGCATGACGCAGTGGTGGCGCGACGACAAGGCCGCGAAGGGCGAGTAG
- a CDS encoding GNAT family N-acetyltransferase → MSGVRFVVARPDSLGPYVERLRQLEQGILYPLADGADHFFIDHGPEYHPFFSSLGDAYFLLALRGDELLGSVTGVARKVQRGERALDALYICDLKLVPHARGTGLSRRLIFEGLKYLFRIPALRRTRFLYGAAMRGARGDVMRTARGWNPLRMGRPASRLALYFVPPSKLAALEPRGGPARPMGDGLCLGPAPGRRLEGAGWCSTAGAKDLQRLSTRSPWPLVHLAAPPSAWTHGWASYLRACGEELAARGTDALACFSIDERLEDHVGWLRGAGLPPDSVCTVYSLDLSLPIEAPAWVHLPSSEI, encoded by the coding sequence ATGAGTGGCGTGCGCTTCGTCGTGGCGCGGCCCGACTCGCTCGGGCCCTATGTGGAACGGCTGCGCCAGTTGGAGCAGGGCATCCTGTATCCGCTCGCGGATGGGGCGGACCACTTCTTCATCGACCACGGGCCGGAGTACCACCCGTTCTTCTCGTCCCTGGGGGACGCGTACTTCCTGCTCGCCCTGCGCGGTGACGAGCTGCTGGGCTCCGTGACTGGCGTGGCCCGGAAGGTCCAGCGCGGTGAGCGCGCGCTGGATGCGCTCTACATCTGTGACCTCAAGCTGGTTCCCCACGCGCGAGGCACGGGGCTGTCGCGGCGGCTCATCTTCGAGGGGCTCAAGTACCTGTTCCGCATCCCCGCCCTGCGCCGCACGCGCTTCCTGTACGGTGCGGCGATGCGAGGTGCGCGCGGTGATGTGATGCGCACCGCGAGAGGGTGGAACCCGCTGCGGATGGGGCGACCGGCGAGCCGGCTCGCGCTCTACTTCGTCCCTCCGTCGAAGCTCGCGGCGCTGGAACCGCGCGGTGGGCCCGCGCGTCCCATGGGGGACGGACTCTGCCTGGGGCCGGCACCCGGGCGGAGGCTGGAAGGAGCGGGCTGGTGCAGCACGGCGGGCGCGAAGGACCTGCAGCGACTGTCGACCCGGAGCCCCTGGCCGCTGGTCCACCTCGCCGCGCCGCCGAGCGCCTGGACGCACGGCTGGGCGTCCTATCTGCGCGCCTGTGGTGAGGAATTGGCGGCGCGAGGCACGGACGCGCTGGCCTGCTTCAGCATCGACGAGCGGCTGGAGGACCACGTCGGCTGGTTGCGTGGCGCCGGGCTTCCTCCCGACTCGGTGTGTACCGTGTATTCACTCGACCTCTCCCTCCCGATAGAAGCGCCAGCATGGGTGCACCTTCCCTCGTCCGAAATCTGA
- a CDS encoding phosphatase PAP2 family protein, giving the protein MSERPYLHEVLLTGFGAALSLALVLVAGFGAPITGQVLGATVLFVAGVVLLARLDGFAHVFRVRLLLAYAATFFFYSSVKHTVPALGLPSYDVALLALDERLFGVTPAVWFQRWSRPWVNDVFSAGYLAFHAYLHLAMAWAVIGPRARAERFFVHVFSAYVPGIAGYYLVPGLGPSVAWPSLFRVPIEGGWLTSLNAAVVAGGSSAYDIFPSLHTYITLVLLEHDRLGHPRRFRALLPVAIAIVWSTLVLRYHYAVDVLAGVLWFALFRAVFPRIREHWNRVAPVTAVSMRPPPLS; this is encoded by the coding sequence ATGTCTGAGCGGCCGTACCTGCACGAGGTGCTGCTCACGGGCTTCGGCGCGGCCCTCTCGCTGGCGCTCGTGCTCGTCGCGGGCTTCGGTGCGCCCATCACCGGGCAGGTGCTCGGAGCCACGGTGTTGTTCGTGGCCGGAGTGGTGCTGCTCGCCCGGTTGGACGGCTTCGCGCATGTGTTCCGCGTGCGGTTGCTGCTCGCGTATGCGGCGACGTTCTTCTTCTACTCGTCCGTGAAACACACGGTGCCCGCGCTCGGGCTGCCTTCGTACGACGTGGCGTTGCTCGCCCTGGACGAGCGACTGTTCGGCGTCACGCCGGCAGTGTGGTTCCAGCGCTGGAGCCGGCCGTGGGTGAATGACGTGTTCAGCGCGGGCTACCTCGCGTTCCACGCGTACCTGCACCTGGCGATGGCGTGGGCCGTCATCGGCCCCCGCGCGCGGGCGGAGCGGTTCTTCGTCCACGTATTCTCCGCGTACGTGCCAGGCATCGCGGGTTACTACCTCGTGCCCGGACTCGGGCCCTCGGTGGCTTGGCCCTCGCTGTTCCGCGTGCCCATTGAAGGTGGCTGGCTCACTTCGCTGAACGCGGCGGTGGTGGCGGGCGGCTCGTCCGCCTACGACATCTTCCCGAGCCTGCACACGTACATCACGCTCGTGCTGCTGGAGCATGACCGGCTCGGGCATCCGCGCCGCTTCCGGGCGCTGCTTCCCGTAGCCATCGCCATCGTGTGGTCCACGCTGGTGCTGCGCTACCACTATGCCGTGGACGTGCTCGCGGGCGTGCTGTGGTTCGCCCTCTTCCGCGCTGTCTTCCCGCGCATCCGGGAGCACTGGAACCGGGTTGCTCCTGTTACAGCGGTGTCCATGCGGCCCCCTCCCCTTTCGTAG
- a CDS encoding BtaA family protein: MSSTPHRLKFAVVREDPELELALVERTRARAVLTVASGGCTLLTLARRHPQLELVGFDFNPRQLAHVREKAGALGSVPLVRFNVGSADPAGVNQRGEFEGLFRTLRRFIEEFVAPARELAAFFAPATPDTERRALLARWFASPYWPVAFELALAVPFLHAMFGPAATQHAAPGSYPGYFQSVFERGLRREDAPRNPFLQHVLLGYYELADAPEYVRAGRPVPLTLVEGSLPDVPGLGRFDVISLSNIFDWSDDALVASWAGLLSREARPGCAVLLRQLNNQRNLRRFFEPAFSFDDALGAELLAKDRSLFYERIEVGFRKAPGR, translated from the coding sequence GTGAGCTCAACACCGCACCGACTGAAGTTCGCCGTCGTTCGAGAAGACCCCGAGCTGGAATTGGCGCTCGTCGAGCGCACGCGGGCTCGGGCCGTGCTCACGGTGGCGTCCGGTGGCTGCACCCTTCTCACCCTCGCGCGGCGTCACCCCCAACTGGAGCTGGTCGGCTTCGACTTCAACCCGCGCCAGCTCGCGCACGTGCGTGAGAAGGCGGGTGCGCTCGGCTCCGTGCCGCTGGTGCGCTTCAACGTGGGCAGCGCGGACCCCGCGGGCGTGAATCAGCGCGGCGAGTTCGAGGGCCTCTTCCGCACGCTCCGCCGCTTCATCGAGGAGTTCGTCGCGCCCGCGCGCGAGTTGGCGGCGTTCTTCGCGCCGGCCACGCCGGACACGGAGCGACGCGCGCTGCTCGCCCGCTGGTTCGCTTCGCCGTACTGGCCGGTGGCGTTCGAGCTCGCGCTCGCGGTGCCCTTCCTCCATGCGATGTTCGGCCCGGCGGCGACGCAGCACGCGGCGCCCGGCTCATATCCCGGCTACTTCCAGTCCGTCTTCGAGCGGGGCCTGCGCCGCGAGGACGCCCCGCGCAATCCGTTCCTCCAGCACGTGCTGCTGGGCTACTACGAGTTGGCGGACGCACCGGAGTACGTGCGCGCGGGCCGGCCCGTGCCTCTCACGCTGGTGGAGGGCTCGCTGCCGGACGTCCCCGGGCTGGGGCGCTTCGACGTCATCTCGCTGTCCAACATCTTCGACTGGTCGGATGACGCGCTCGTCGCGAGCTGGGCGGGGCTGCTCTCCCGTGAGGCTCGGCCGGGCTGTGCGGTGCTCCTCCGGCAGCTCAACAACCAGCGCAACCTGCGGCGCTTCTTCGAGCCGGCCTTCTCGTTCGACGATGCGCTCGGAGCGGAGCTGCTCGCGAAGGACCGCAGCCTCTTCTACGAACGCATCGAGGTCGGTTTCCGCAAGGCCCCGGGCAGATGA
- a CDS encoding lycopene cyclase domain-containing protein encodes MRYEFLVLSVLFLVPGGCIWLVRPDLRALMKRAVAMSLPFAATEWLFYPEYWTPRFLFNLADHLGFGIEDVLFVAGLGAFSSTAYAVAFRRTPVPHETRVRPWLRAAGAFVLALSVTFALLAAGLTILYAAVMSMVSVSAILLLMRGDLAVPSLLGALVSAGIYLALCLVFGALVPGVFERTWRPGVLLTGKLLGVPLDEVLYGLGAGFGATIVPAWACGWRFMPLRPR; translated from the coding sequence GTGCGCTACGAGTTCCTCGTCCTCTCGGTGCTGTTCCTGGTGCCGGGGGGCTGCATCTGGCTCGTGCGTCCGGACCTGCGCGCGCTGATGAAGCGGGCCGTGGCGATGTCCCTGCCCTTCGCGGCGACGGAGTGGCTCTTCTATCCGGAGTATTGGACGCCGCGCTTCCTCTTCAACCTGGCGGACCACCTCGGCTTCGGAATCGAGGATGTGCTGTTCGTCGCGGGGCTGGGCGCATTCTCCTCCACGGCCTACGCGGTGGCGTTCCGCCGGACGCCTGTGCCTCATGAGACTCGCGTGCGACCGTGGCTGCGGGCGGCGGGCGCCTTCGTGCTGGCGCTCTCGGTGACCTTCGCACTGCTCGCGGCGGGGCTGACCATCCTCTACGCGGCGGTGATGTCGATGGTGTCTGTTTCCGCGATCCTCCTGCTGATGCGCGGTGACCTCGCCGTTCCCAGCCTGCTCGGAGCGCTGGTGTCGGCCGGCATCTACCTCGCCCTGTGCCTCGTGTTCGGCGCGTTGGTGCCCGGCGTCTTCGAACGCACCTGGAGGCCTGGCGTGCTGCTGACCGGGAAGCTCCTCGGCGTTCCACTCGATGAGGTGCTGTATGGGCTGGGCGCGGGCTTTGGCGCGACAATCGTTCCGGCATGGGCCTGTGGCTGGCGCTTCATGCCCCTTCGGCCACGCTAG
- a CDS encoding YigZ family protein → MDEKRYPIPAGLHRVEQDIQRSRFITTAAPAPTVEDAKAFIARVRGEFPDANHNCWAYVVGPPGSTAQVGMSDDGEPHGTAGRPMLTALLHGGVGDVAVVVTRFFGGTLLGKGGLVRAYTGCVQQALESLPTTERVRKVRLSVELEYASIDGVRRLLPDYEATVVSEEYGATVGYRFELPVTRVGAFRTALTDLTQGQVLLGEVESEG, encoded by the coding sequence ATGGACGAGAAGCGCTACCCCATTCCGGCGGGGCTCCACCGGGTGGAGCAGGACATCCAGCGGAGCCGCTTCATCACCACCGCCGCGCCCGCGCCGACGGTGGAGGACGCGAAGGCGTTCATCGCCCGCGTGCGCGGGGAGTTCCCCGACGCGAACCACAACTGCTGGGCGTATGTCGTGGGGCCTCCCGGCTCGACGGCGCAGGTGGGCATGAGCGACGACGGCGAGCCCCACGGCACCGCGGGCCGGCCGATGCTCACCGCGCTGCTGCACGGCGGAGTGGGTGACGTGGCCGTGGTCGTCACGCGCTTCTTCGGCGGCACGCTGCTCGGGAAGGGCGGGCTGGTGCGTGCCTACACGGGCTGTGTGCAGCAGGCGCTGGAGAGCCTCCCCACCACGGAGCGTGTGCGGAAGGTCCGACTCTCCGTCGAGCTGGAGTACGCGAGCATCGACGGAGTGCGCCGGCTGCTCCCCGACTACGAGGCCACGGTGGTGTCCGAGGAGTACGGCGCGACGGTGGGCTACCGCTTCGAATTGCCCGTCACGCGCGTGGGCGCGTTCCGCACGGCGCTGACGGACCTGACGCAGGGACAGGTGCTCCTCGGGGAGGTGGAGTCCGAAGGTTGA
- a CDS encoding nuclear transport factor 2 family protein has translation MKGQDLQYVLDWIAVQELVAEYGQAIDFGKDTGDWSRWVNCFTPKLVADYTRLFGGEPITLAREEMGKLGSDALAPYTRVQHATANTVRTHFKNATEAQVMAYADVGHFFSLNGVPQEWTLVIRYTHDVEKTSEGWKIRKVLLDPIHHRGNLLGAEFVRGKRLV, from the coding sequence ATGAAGGGTCAGGACCTGCAGTACGTGCTGGACTGGATTGCCGTTCAGGAGTTGGTGGCGGAGTACGGGCAGGCCATCGACTTCGGCAAGGACACCGGCGACTGGAGCCGCTGGGTGAACTGCTTCACGCCCAAGCTGGTGGCGGACTACACCCGGCTCTTCGGCGGAGAGCCCATCACCCTCGCCCGTGAAGAGATGGGCAAGCTGGGCAGTGACGCCCTGGCCCCGTACACCCGCGTCCAGCACGCCACGGCCAACACGGTGCGGACGCACTTCAAGAACGCCACCGAGGCCCAGGTGATGGCGTACGCCGACGTCGGCCACTTCTTCTCGCTGAACGGCGTGCCCCAGGAGTGGACGCTCGTCATCCGCTACACGCACGACGTGGAGAAGACCTCCGAGGGCTGGAAGATTCGCAAGGTGCTGCTGGACCCCATCCACCATCGCGGCAATCTGCTGGGCGCGGAGTTCGTCAGGGGGAAGCGGCTCGTCTGA
- a CDS encoding fatty acid desaturase family protein, which yields MASSSAPDQPMPPQTESLTPARLRTLEQVDARHLPRLLTFLALYLVAAVLSVRLSAETSAPAWLARAVLYLAAAASLHGISLFTHEAVHGSLSRRRWLNRLGGMLCALPVLQNFAAYKVLHLRHHVDLGGGKDPDHYGNYTGRRWLELAMHVGRLLLGYPAYITMIPILGWRHGTSSERRWIELEVALLAVAAVLAGAFVPGTVLLHAWVMPMLVINTLVNIRGMSQHTFLPESNHPVRGSRTILSNPVTRFFMCNENYHLEHHLYPRVPWYNLPELHRTLRAELLAQGAPFIPSYFSFVRGVLSGSLVRAARSATPDV from the coding sequence ATGGCATCTTCGTCCGCACCGGACCAGCCCATGCCGCCGCAGACAGAGTCCCTCACACCCGCCCGGTTGCGCACGCTGGAGCAGGTCGACGCCAGGCACCTTCCCCGGCTCCTGACCTTCCTGGCGCTGTACCTCGTCGCGGCGGTGCTGTCCGTCCGACTCTCGGCGGAGACTTCGGCACCCGCGTGGCTTGCTCGCGCGGTGCTGTACCTCGCCGCCGCGGCGTCCCTGCATGGCATCAGCCTGTTCACCCACGAGGCGGTGCACGGCAGCCTGTCGCGGCGCAGGTGGCTCAACCGGCTCGGAGGCATGCTGTGCGCGCTGCCCGTGCTGCAGAACTTCGCGGCGTACAAGGTGCTCCACCTGCGGCACCACGTGGACCTCGGCGGAGGGAAGGACCCGGACCACTACGGCAACTACACCGGACGCCGCTGGCTGGAGCTGGCGATGCACGTGGGGCGGCTGCTGCTCGGCTACCCGGCCTACATCACGATGATTCCCATCCTGGGCTGGCGGCACGGAACATCCTCCGAGCGCCGGTGGATTGAACTGGAGGTGGCGCTGCTCGCGGTGGCCGCCGTGCTCGCCGGGGCCTTCGTGCCCGGAACGGTGCTGCTCCACGCGTGGGTGATGCCCATGCTGGTCATCAACACGCTGGTGAACATCCGGGGCATGAGCCAGCACACGTTCCTCCCCGAGAGCAACCATCCGGTCCGTGGCTCGCGCACCATCCTGTCCAACCCGGTGACGCGCTTCTTCATGTGCAACGAGAACTACCACCTCGAGCACCATCTGTACCCGCGCGTGCCCTGGTACAACCTCCCCGAATTGCACCGCACGCTGCGCGCGGAACTGCTGGCCCAGGGAGCGCCCTTCATCCCGTCCTACTTCTCGTTCGTGCGCGGCGTACTCAGCGGCTCGCTCGTGCGCGCGGCGAGGAGCGCCACGCCGGATGTCTGA
- a CDS encoding tetratricopeptide repeat protein — translation MFFRGKTPRTRSELIAEADVARSKGRLKKAIAGYRKALELEPKDPVIHGKLAPLLARAHQSEAALQSFHTAAQAHLEKGFADKAIAVYTQAADTFPHRVDLWRQLSQLNLSRDRRADAVRALIRGRFHFSRRNERREAIALLQEALALDPDLFEPKLDLALLLARQGQRAEALALLEPLAQGAQGPAAARVHWTLLRISPGLGTGWRWLRSALTRR, via the coding sequence ATGTTCTTCCGAGGGAAGACACCCAGGACGCGTTCCGAGCTCATCGCAGAAGCAGATGTCGCGCGCTCCAAGGGCCGGCTCAAGAAGGCCATCGCGGGCTATCGCAAGGCGCTGGAGCTCGAACCGAAGGACCCGGTCATCCACGGCAAGCTGGCACCGCTCCTGGCCCGAGCCCACCAGTCCGAAGCCGCCCTCCAGAGCTTCCACACCGCGGCCCAGGCACACCTCGAGAAAGGCTTCGCCGACAAGGCCATCGCCGTCTACACGCAGGCCGCCGACACGTTCCCCCACCGCGTGGACCTCTGGCGGCAGTTGTCGCAGCTCAACCTCTCCAGGGACCGCCGCGCTGACGCGGTCCGTGCATTGATTCGCGGACGGTTCCACTTCAGCCGGAGGAATGAGCGGCGCGAAGCCATCGCCCTCCTGCAGGAGGCGCTGGCGCTCGACCCCGACCTCTTCGAGCCCAAGCTGGACCTGGCCCTGCTGCTCGCACGCCAGGGACAACGCGCAGAGGCCCTGGCGTTGCTCGAACCATTGGCCCAGGGAGCGCAGGGGCCAGCGGCCGCGCGGGTCCACTGGACACTCCTGCGAATCTCACCGGGCCTGGGAACAGGGTGGCGTTGGCTGCGCTCCGCCCTGACGCGGCGCTGA
- a CDS encoding prenyltransferase, with protein sequence MTSLRAWLQASRLPSQSYIALPLLLGQFVAVRLTGRPLDIGTLLGVQLFGLLDQLFIVYANDWADQETDRLNRTATLFSGGSRVLVEGRLSSRALGIAALVCAVGLVAVSVGLAVTRGVPLLVPLALAALALLWAYSYAPLRLSYRGGGELLQMVGVSGVLPLYGYLAQGGDFGRFPWWLVACLLPTHLACAIATALPDEPSDRESRKLTLPARVGGEHAAWVILALNALTLVLAPLGLESVGLHADLWLLLPALAALGVVLTRPAPPGSRRILVRVASAITATTAMVSLPLVALALR encoded by the coding sequence ATGACGTCCCTTCGCGCCTGGCTCCAGGCCTCGCGGCTGCCGTCGCAGTCGTACATCGCGCTGCCGCTGCTGCTCGGGCAATTCGTCGCGGTGCGGCTGACGGGGCGCCCGCTGGACATTGGGACGCTGCTCGGCGTGCAGCTCTTCGGCCTGCTGGACCAGCTCTTCATCGTCTACGCGAATGATTGGGCGGACCAGGAGACGGACCGCCTCAACCGGACGGCCACCCTCTTCTCCGGCGGCTCGCGCGTGCTCGTGGAAGGGCGGCTCTCGTCCCGGGCGCTTGGTATCGCCGCGCTCGTGTGCGCGGTCGGACTGGTAGCGGTGTCGGTGGGGCTCGCGGTGACGCGCGGTGTGCCACTGCTCGTGCCGCTGGCCCTGGCGGCGCTGGCGCTGCTGTGGGCCTACAGCTATGCGCCGCTGCGGCTCTCTTACCGGGGCGGCGGTGAGCTCCTGCAGATGGTGGGCGTGAGCGGCGTGCTACCGCTCTATGGCTACCTCGCGCAGGGCGGAGACTTCGGCCGCTTTCCGTGGTGGCTCGTCGCGTGCCTGCTGCCCACGCACCTGGCCTGTGCCATCGCCACCGCGCTGCCCGATGAGCCGTCCGACCGCGAGAGCCGCAAGCTCACGCTCCCCGCACGCGTCGGCGGCGAGCACGCCGCGTGGGTCATCCTGGCGCTGAATGCCCTCACGCTGGTGCTGGCGCCGCTCGGCCTGGAGTCCGTGGGACTGCATGCGGACCTGTGGCTGCTGCTGCCCGCGCTGGCGGCGCTGGGCGTGGTGCTGACGCGGCCCGCGCCTCCCGGCTCGCGGCGCATCCTGGTCCGCGTGGCCTCGGCCATCACCGCCACCACGGCCATGGTGTCGCTCCCGCTCGTTGCGCTCGCGCTCCGCTGA